A window of the Nibribacter ruber genome harbors these coding sequences:
- the bioB gene encoding biotin synthase BioB — protein sequence MQDALTTTPLRTDWSMDEIRAIYHKPVLELIVEAAQVHKQYQATGEVQVCTLLSVKTGGCPEDCAYCPQAARYHTDVPVHKLLSNEVVFDAAQKAKDAGSTRFCMGAAWREVRDNRDFDRVLEMVEGVNDMGLEVCCTLGMVNEYQAERLKQAGLYAYNHNLDTSEENYSNIITTRTYDDRLQTIENVRQAGISVCSGGIIGLGETDSDRIAMLHVLSNLPQHPESVPVNALVPVEGTPLAEQPRVSVWEMVRMIATARILMPKTMVRLSAGRQEMSTVEQAMCFLAGANSIFSGDKLLTTPNPGFNDDQAMFELLGLTPRKSFQENSGCGVKVVATEGALAAE from the coding sequence ATGCAGGACGCCCTTACCACCACTCCGCTTCGTACTGACTGGAGCATGGACGAAATCCGCGCGATTTATCATAAACCTGTGCTGGAACTGATTGTAGAAGCCGCGCAGGTACACAAGCAATACCAGGCCACCGGCGAGGTGCAGGTGTGCACTTTATTATCAGTGAAAACCGGTGGTTGTCCAGAGGACTGCGCGTATTGTCCGCAGGCCGCTCGCTACCATACTGATGTGCCTGTGCACAAACTGCTCAGCAACGAGGTAGTATTTGACGCCGCCCAAAAAGCAAAAGACGCCGGTTCTACTCGTTTCTGCATGGGTGCCGCCTGGCGCGAAGTGCGTGACAACCGCGACTTTGACCGCGTGCTGGAAATGGTGGAAGGCGTGAACGACATGGGCCTTGAAGTTTGCTGTACCCTGGGCATGGTGAACGAGTACCAGGCCGAGCGCCTGAAGCAAGCTGGCCTTTACGCCTACAACCACAACCTGGACACTTCCGAGGAAAATTATAGCAACATCATTACCACGCGTACCTATGATGATCGTCTGCAAACCATTGAAAACGTGCGTCAAGCTGGTATTTCGGTGTGTAGCGGCGGTATCATTGGCCTTGGTGAAACGGATAGTGACCGCATCGCCATGCTCCATGTGTTGAGCAATTTGCCTCAGCACCCAGAGTCAGTGCCGGTGAATGCTTTGGTACCGGTAGAGGGAACACCCTTGGCAGAACAGCCGCGTGTGAGCGTCTGGGAAATGGTACGCATGATTGCCACGGCCCGTATCTTAATGCCGAAGACCATGGTACGCTTGTCGGCGGGCCGTCAGGAAATGAGCACGGTGGAACAAGCCATGTGCTTCCTGGCCGGTGCCAACTCCATCTTCTCTGGTGACAAGTTGTTGACTACGCCTAACCCAGGTTTCAATGATGACCAGGCCATGTTTGAATTGCTAGGCTTGACGCCCCGTAAATCATTCCAGGAAAACTCTGGCTGTGGCGTGAAAGTAGTAGCTACAGAAGGCGCTCTAGCGGCAGAATAA
- a CDS encoding aminotransferase class I/II-fold pyridoxal phosphate-dependent enzyme codes for MVPERLLRQLENRAQKGILRQLQTPAPGLVDFCSNDYLGLASSPRLTQLVEAELAGNHLHGATGSRLLSGNSVYAQELEAALAHFHHAEAALLFNSGYAANVGFFSSVPQRGDTILYDEASHASMKDGIRLSFAQSFAFRHNDLEDLQTKLKRAQGDVYVAVESLYSMDGDVAPLQELAELCQEKGLYLVVDEAHSNGIYGPKGEGLVVELGLKEQVFARIMTFGKALGSHGAAVVGPKALQEFLLNFSRAFIYTTALPLASLATIKAAYHLLPSLHQERAHLQELAKAYHTFTQEAAVFSLFSGKQTKNGPIQTWHLPGVKALKQLSFTLQEAGFDARPILSPTVPAGTERLRLVLHAFNTQEQLQQLCSLLLQHSPSVIL; via the coding sequence ATGGTGCCAGAACGCCTGTTGCGTCAGTTAGAAAACCGAGCCCAGAAGGGAATTTTGCGTCAACTGCAGACTCCCGCTCCGGGTTTGGTAGACTTCTGCTCCAATGACTATCTGGGCCTGGCGTCATCCCCCAGGCTCACGCAATTAGTAGAGGCTGAACTGGCAGGCAATCACTTGCACGGCGCAACGGGTTCACGCTTACTCAGCGGCAACAGCGTATATGCTCAAGAATTAGAGGCGGCTTTGGCGCATTTTCATCACGCCGAAGCCGCTTTGTTGTTCAACTCCGGCTATGCGGCCAACGTGGGCTTCTTCTCGTCTGTTCCGCAACGCGGCGACACCATTCTTTATGACGAGGCCAGCCACGCCTCCATGAAAGACGGCATCCGGTTGAGTTTCGCGCAAAGTTTTGCGTTCCGGCACAATGACCTGGAAGACCTGCAAACCAAACTGAAGCGCGCCCAAGGCGATGTCTACGTAGCCGTGGAGTCTCTTTATTCCATGGATGGTGATGTTGCGCCGCTGCAGGAACTAGCCGAGTTATGCCAGGAGAAAGGGTTGTATTTGGTGGTTGACGAGGCACATTCCAATGGCATCTACGGCCCAAAAGGTGAGGGTTTGGTAGTTGAACTGGGCTTAAAAGAACAGGTGTTTGCGCGTATCATGACCTTCGGGAAAGCCTTGGGAAGCCACGGTGCCGCCGTGGTAGGACCAAAAGCGTTGCAGGAGTTTTTATTAAACTTCAGCCGGGCCTTCATTTACACTACCGCGCTGCCGCTTGCCTCCCTGGCCACCATCAAAGCCGCCTACCACTTGTTGCCCAGCCTCCATCAGGAAAGAGCGCACTTACAAGAATTGGCAAAGGCATATCATACCTTCACCCAAGAGGCAGCCGTTTTTAGCTTGTTTTCTGGAAAACAGACCAAAAACGGCCCCATCCAGACATGGCACCTGCCGGGGGTAAAGGCATTAAAACAACTGTCATTTACGTTGCAGGAGGCAGGCTTTGACGCAAGGCCCATTCTCTCACCTACCGTTCCAGCGGGCACCGAGCGCTTACGGCTGGTGCTACATGCCTTTAACACCCAAGAGCAGTTACAACAATTATGCAGTCTTCTTCTTCAACACAGCCCAAGCGTTATTTTGTAA
- the bioD gene encoding dethiobiotin synthase has protein sequence MQSSSSTQPKRYFVTGIGTDVGKTIAAAILTQALHADYWKPVQAGSLEATDTMRVQELVSNSRSVFHPEAYRLKLPASPHLAAAQEGIDIDLNNIQLPQTQNHLIVEGAGGVMVPLNNNELVLDLISKLNLEVILVSRNYLGSINHTLTTLEVLKARNISVVGIIFNGVPNPSTEQFIKDYTQVKVLPAILEEATFTPPLVEHYAQTFRNAL, from the coding sequence ATGCAGTCTTCTTCTTCAACACAGCCCAAGCGTTATTTTGTAACCGGCATAGGCACAGACGTGGGTAAGACCATTGCCGCCGCCATTCTTACGCAAGCCCTGCACGCCGATTATTGGAAACCTGTTCAGGCCGGCAGTCTAGAGGCCACTGATACCATGCGCGTCCAGGAACTGGTGAGCAATTCTAGGTCGGTTTTCCATCCAGAAGCTTATCGCTTAAAACTACCTGCTTCTCCGCATCTGGCCGCCGCTCAGGAGGGAATTGACATTGATCTAAACAATATTCAACTGCCGCAGACGCAAAACCATTTGATAGTGGAAGGTGCCGGCGGAGTCATGGTTCCGCTCAATAACAATGAGTTGGTGCTGGACTTGATTTCAAAACTAAACCTGGAAGTGATTCTGGTGTCCAGAAACTATCTAGGCAGCATCAATCATACGCTCACCACCTTGGAAGTCTTAAAGGCTAGAAATATCTCTGTAGTAGGTATCATCTTCAACGGGGTGCCCAATCCGTCCACCGAGCAGTTCATTAAAGACTACACTCAAGTGAAAGTGCTTCCGGCAATTCTGGAGGAGGCAACCTTCACTCCGCCCTTGGTAGAACACTACGCCCAAACCTTCAGAAACGCCCTTTAG
- the bioA gene encoding adenosylmethionine--8-amino-7-oxononanoate transaminase, whose translation MQTLSERDVLVNWHPYTQMHTAAPPIGITHGKGSLLFSEDGRTFIDAVSSWWVTIHGHAHPHIAQKVSEQLRTLEHVIFAGFTHAPAVELSERLLKLLPDNQARVFFSDNGSTAVEVAIKMCLQYWFDRDLPRTKIIAFKDSYHGDTFGAMSVSERSAFTRPFHQYLFDVEFIDVPVPGQEENTVEQLKAALAKGDIAAFIFEPLVLGTAGMVMYAPEVLDQLIALCQQHQVFTIADEVMTGFGRTGKRFACDYLRQEPDLMCFSKGLTGGTMAMGVTTCTQALYNSFLSEDKAKTFFHGHSYTANPIACSAAVASLDLVEQDAFLADLERISASHQAFAETLKDQPGIKEVRQTGTILAIEFATGTTSYFNNLRDQLYNLAIYEGVLLRPLGNIVYVLPPYCITQEELAKVYAVLEKMCQLVLNSFSA comes from the coding sequence ATGCAAACCTTATCTGAAAGAGACGTACTGGTCAACTGGCACCCGTATACCCAAATGCACACGGCCGCGCCTCCTATTGGCATTACCCACGGCAAAGGAAGCTTGCTTTTTTCTGAAGACGGCCGGACGTTTATTGACGCGGTTTCTTCCTGGTGGGTGACTATTCATGGGCACGCTCATCCGCATATCGCGCAGAAAGTAAGCGAACAACTGCGTACGCTGGAGCACGTGATTTTTGCGGGTTTCACCCATGCGCCCGCCGTGGAGTTGTCTGAGCGCCTACTCAAGCTTTTACCTGATAACCAGGCCCGCGTTTTCTTCTCTGACAACGGTTCTACGGCAGTGGAAGTGGCCATTAAAATGTGTCTGCAGTATTGGTTTGACCGTGACCTACCCAGAACCAAAATCATCGCCTTTAAAGACAGCTACCACGGTGACACGTTCGGGGCCATGTCGGTGAGCGAGCGATCTGCTTTTACCCGGCCCTTCCACCAGTATCTCTTTGACGTAGAATTCATTGATGTACCGGTGCCAGGCCAGGAAGAAAATACAGTAGAGCAATTGAAAGCGGCTTTAGCAAAAGGAGACATAGCGGCCTTCATTTTTGAGCCGCTGGTGTTGGGCACGGCCGGCATGGTCATGTATGCACCAGAGGTGTTGGACCAGCTCATAGCCCTTTGTCAGCAGCACCAGGTGTTCACCATCGCAGACGAGGTGATGACCGGTTTTGGACGCACGGGCAAACGCTTCGCCTGTGACTATCTGCGGCAAGAGCCAGACCTCATGTGCTTTTCCAAGGGTTTGACTGGCGGCACCATGGCCATGGGCGTGACCACCTGCACCCAGGCCCTATACAATTCCTTTCTGAGCGAAGACAAAGCCAAGACCTTCTTTCATGGTCACTCATATACGGCCAACCCTATTGCCTGTTCAGCGGCGGTGGCCAGTCTGGATTTAGTGGAGCAAGACGCGTTTTTGGCAGATTTAGAGAGAATTTCTGCTTCGCACCAAGCCTTTGCGGAGACCCTGAAAGACCAACCGGGCATTAAGGAAGTACGGCAGACGGGAACCATTCTAGCCATAGAATTTGCCACCGGCACTACCTCGTATTTTAATAACCTGCGGGACCAGTTGTACAATTTGGCCATATATGAAGGTGTCTTATTGCGGCCATTGGGCAACATTGTCTATGTGTTGCCTCCGTACTGCATCACTCAGGAAGAATTAGCAAAGGTGTACGCGGTTCTGGAGAAAATGTGCCAACTGGTGCTGAACTCGTTTTCCGCCTGA
- a CDS encoding beta-ketoacyl synthase N-terminal-like domain-containing protein produces MQQEWIVVRGVGALSGLGCTQAETAEAYAAGNTCFTAFEDGELAVSPLSASAQHVLTALLQEKPKYGSLDRSVLLAVAAAREAVSQAGWDSDEFPLGINLGSSRGATSLYEKYHADFLGSPQGSVSAMASPSTTLGNLASWVAQDLAAQGPMISHSVTCSTALQAVANGVAWLKAGMAKRFLVGGTEAPLTGFTLAQMRAIGIYSPFAADNHPCRPINGKQNTFVLGEGAAVLALERMKESELAQLPPQDRIVIAGVGMGLEQTPSKTGVSKEGLHFQKSMQEALHMAQLSPEALQALVLHAPGTKAGDAAELAAIAATFPNPGPSLYTNKSLIGHTLGASGALSLSLAIALLQKRPISNRLRLSTAPVPSPTSVLVNAAGFGGNSASVLLQAL; encoded by the coding sequence ATGCAGCAAGAGTGGATTGTGGTGAGAGGAGTAGGTGCGCTTTCAGGTTTGGGCTGCACCCAGGCAGAAACGGCAGAAGCGTACGCGGCAGGCAACACTTGCTTTACTGCGTTTGAAGATGGTGAACTGGCTGTTTCTCCCCTCTCCGCCTCTGCCCAACACGTACTAACCGCGCTCCTCCAGGAAAAACCGAAATACGGTTCCCTGGACCGTTCTGTACTATTGGCCGTGGCCGCCGCCCGAGAGGCCGTAAGTCAGGCAGGCTGGGACTCCGATGAATTCCCTCTGGGCATTAACCTAGGTTCTTCCAGAGGAGCCACCAGTCTGTATGAAAAGTACCACGCAGATTTTCTGGGCAGTCCGCAAGGCAGCGTCTCTGCCATGGCTTCGCCCAGCACCACTTTGGGCAATCTAGCCAGTTGGGTGGCGCAGGACTTAGCCGCGCAGGGCCCCATGATCAGCCATTCGGTGACGTGCAGCACCGCGTTACAAGCCGTGGCCAACGGAGTAGCCTGGTTGAAGGCGGGCATGGCCAAGCGGTTTCTGGTAGGCGGCACCGAGGCTCCCCTCACCGGATTTACGCTGGCTCAGATGCGAGCTATTGGAATCTACTCACCCTTTGCTGCAGATAATCACCCTTGTAGGCCCATAAACGGGAAGCAGAACACCTTTGTCCTGGGCGAAGGCGCAGCCGTCCTCGCGCTGGAGCGCATGAAAGAATCTGAATTGGCCCAACTGCCGCCTCAGGACCGCATTGTGATAGCCGGCGTGGGCATGGGACTGGAACAGACGCCCTCCAAAACCGGAGTTTCCAAAGAGGGTCTCCATTTCCAGAAGTCCATGCAAGAGGCCCTACACATGGCGCAGCTTTCCCCTGAAGCCCTACAAGCCCTGGTCCTGCACGCCCCCGGAACCAAAGCCGGAGACGCCGCTGAATTGGCAGCCATAGCCGCCACTTTCCCCAACCCAGGCCCTTCCCTTTATACCAACAAATCATTGATCGGGCATACGTTGGGTGCCTCAGGGGCCTTGAGTCTTTCCCTGGCCATTGCGCTCCTGCAAAAACGTCCCATCTCAAACAGGCTTCGGCTTTCTACAGCGCCAGTTCCCTCACCCACTTCCGTACTGGTGAATGCCGCTGGTTTTGGAGGAAATTCCGCCAGTGTTTTATTGCAGGCGCTTTAA
- a CDS encoding FliH/SctL family protein, with the protein MVIVAAACPQGPCRRTKEWWEAVLRKEGRKEGRKEGRKEGRKEGRKEGRKEGRKEGRKEGRKEGRKEGRKAFDQR; encoded by the coding sequence ATGGTTATAGTTGCTGCAGCTTGCCCACAAGGTCCTTGCAGGAGGACAAAAGAATGGTGGGAAGCTGTGCTTAGGAAGGAAGGAAGGAAGGAAGGAAGGAAGGAAGGAAGGAAGGAAGGAAGGAAGGAAGGAAGGAAGGAAGGAAGGAAGGAAGGAAGGAAGGAAGGAAGGAAGGAAGGAAGGAAGGAAGGAAGGAAGGAAGGAAGGAAGGCCTTTGATCAACGTTAA
- a CDS encoding aspartate kinase: MKIMKFGGTSVGSAERMGAVSQLLPTQEPVIVVLSAMSGTTNHLVQIGQQLAQQDQAQAERLTSQLEDRYKQVITELYKQDASKHKAKQVIDTTFQDIRACFGTPFTPASEKIILAQGELLSTQLFQIYQEEQGTPSVLLPALEFMRITEEEEPDQAYIREKLLQQLAQYPDNQLFITQGYICRNAQGQIDNLKRGGSDYSASIIGAALRAQEIQIWTDIDGMHNNDPRIVKDTYPIAELSFDEAAELAYFGAKILHPSSILPAQQFKIPVRLLNTMQPAATGTLISSKKSGNSIKAVAAKDGITAIKIKSSRMLLAYGFLRSVFEVFERFKTPIDMITTSEVAVSLTIDNDTHLSAITDALQRFGSVEIDTDLSIICVVGDFMEDKPGDALRVMQSLKDIPLRMISYGGSKNNISLLVNTSQKNNALLAINEGVFQERRLS; this comes from the coding sequence ATGAAAATCATGAAATTTGGGGGCACTTCGGTGGGTTCAGCAGAACGCATGGGTGCCGTTTCTCAACTCCTCCCCACGCAGGAGCCCGTGATTGTGGTATTGTCGGCGATGTCCGGTACCACCAATCACCTGGTTCAGATTGGGCAGCAGCTGGCGCAGCAAGATCAGGCGCAGGCTGAACGTTTAACAAGCCAACTAGAAGATCGCTATAAACAGGTGATCACTGAGTTATATAAACAGGACGCTTCCAAACACAAGGCCAAACAGGTCATTGACACTACGTTTCAGGACATCAGAGCCTGTTTTGGTACTCCTTTCACGCCAGCCTCAGAGAAAATCATTCTGGCGCAGGGTGAGTTGTTGTCTACTCAGCTTTTCCAGATTTACCAGGAAGAGCAGGGCACGCCTTCTGTCTTGTTGCCGGCCTTGGAGTTCATGCGTATCACGGAAGAAGAAGAGCCAGACCAGGCGTACATAAGGGAGAAACTTTTGCAGCAACTGGCGCAGTACCCAGATAATCAATTGTTCATTACGCAAGGGTACATTTGCCGAAACGCCCAAGGTCAGATTGACAATTTAAAGCGTGGCGGCAGTGATTACTCGGCGTCTATCATCGGCGCTGCCCTACGGGCTCAGGAAATCCAGATTTGGACCGACATTGACGGCATGCACAACAACGATCCGCGCATTGTCAAAGACACTTATCCTATTGCGGAGCTTTCCTTTGACGAGGCGGCGGAGTTAGCGTACTTCGGGGCGAAGATTCTGCACCCGTCCAGCATCCTGCCGGCGCAACAGTTCAAAATTCCGGTACGGTTGCTGAACACCATGCAGCCAGCGGCAACAGGCACCTTGATTTCTTCCAAAAAATCTGGCAACAGCATCAAGGCAGTGGCTGCCAAAGACGGAATCACGGCCATCAAAATTAAGTCGAGCCGTATGTTGCTGGCCTATGGTTTTCTGCGCAGTGTGTTTGAGGTGTTTGAGCGATTCAAGACGCCCATTGACATGATCACCACTTCTGAGGTGGCCGTGTCCCTGACCATTGACAATGACACACATCTGTCTGCCATTACAGACGCGTTGCAGCGGTTTGGCAGCGTGGAGATAGACACAGACCTGAGCATCATTTGCGTGGTAGGTGACTTCATGGAAGACAAGCCCGGTGACGCCCTGCGCGTGATGCAGTCGTTGAAGGATATTCCCTTGCGCATGATTTCCTATGGCGGAAGCAAGAACAACATCAGTCTTCTGGTGAACACCAGCCAGAAAAACAACGCGCTTTTGGCTATCAATGAAGGGGTTTTCCAGGAAAGGAGGCTTTCTTAA
- the lysA gene encoding diaminopimelate decarboxylase yields MLGLHLPEIQQHATPFYLYDLGLLRQTLATARAEAEKYGYHVHYALKANANAPILVEVLAHGFGADCVSGNEVQCALDAGFAPEHVVFAGVGKSDAEINLALDNNIFCFNCESSQELEVIHELAAAKGKVAQVALRINPNVDAYTHKHITTGLEENKFGINMWELEVLLPQLAQWTNIKLIGLHFHIGSQITDLRAFENLCARVNEIQQWFEDKGFTFPHLNVGGGLGVDYKHPDTNTIADFANYFAIFHKLLDKREGQQVHFELGRALVAACGTLISKVLYMKHGQKTNFVILDAGMTELMRPALYQAYHHIDNLTSTLPAKTYDVVGPICESTDSFSKAIQLPETKRGDLMAIRTAGAYGEVMANQYNLRNLVQAVYVN; encoded by the coding sequence ATGCTAGGCCTTCATTTACCTGAAATTCAGCAGCACGCCACGCCATTCTACCTTTATGACTTGGGGCTGCTTCGGCAGACCTTGGCTACGGCCCGTGCCGAGGCGGAGAAATACGGCTACCACGTGCATTATGCCTTAAAGGCCAACGCCAACGCGCCCATTCTGGTAGAAGTACTAGCCCACGGCTTCGGGGCAGATTGCGTGAGCGGCAACGAGGTACAATGTGCGCTTGATGCCGGTTTTGCGCCGGAGCACGTGGTGTTTGCCGGGGTGGGTAAGTCTGACGCCGAGATAAACTTAGCCCTGGACAACAACATCTTCTGCTTTAACTGCGAGTCCAGTCAAGAGTTGGAAGTCATCCATGAGCTGGCGGCCGCCAAGGGCAAAGTTGCTCAGGTGGCTCTGCGCATCAACCCGAATGTGGACGCTTACACGCACAAGCACATTACCACTGGTCTGGAGGAGAACAAGTTTGGCATTAACATGTGGGAGTTAGAGGTCTTGTTGCCGCAACTGGCACAATGGACTAATATAAAGTTGATTGGCTTGCACTTCCACATCGGGTCGCAGATTACAGATTTGCGAGCCTTTGAGAACCTGTGCGCGCGCGTGAATGAGATACAGCAGTGGTTTGAAGACAAGGGTTTTACTTTCCCGCATTTGAACGTAGGCGGTGGCCTGGGCGTGGATTATAAACACCCAGACACCAACACCATCGCTGATTTTGCCAACTATTTTGCCATCTTCCATAAGTTGCTGGACAAGCGCGAAGGACAGCAAGTACATTTTGAGTTGGGCCGCGCCCTAGTAGCCGCCTGCGGCACCTTGATTTCTAAGGTGCTGTACATGAAGCACGGGCAGAAAACCAACTTCGTGATACTGGACGCCGGCATGACCGAGTTGATGCGCCCGGCCTTGTACCAAGCGTACCACCACATAGACAATTTGACCAGCACTCTGCCGGCTAAAACTTATGATGTGGTAGGACCTATCTGTGAGTCTACGGACAGTTTCTCTAAAGCTATTCAATTACCCGAAACCAAGCGGGGCGACTTGATGGCCATTAGAACGGCTGGCGCCTACGGCGAAGTAATGGCGAATCAATACAATCTGCGTAACCTCGTGCAGGCGGTGTATGTAAACTAA